The DNA region AATCTCCTCCCGCACCGCAAACAGCACATTCAAAATTAAATTTAACTCCGTCCCAATGCTCTTCGCCTGGATATATTAAAGAAGAATGGCATCTTGGGCATAAACCTAAATTAGGATCTCCTAGCCATTTTCTATCTTCAATAGGTGTATTAATTGCTTGGACAATGTTTTTGCCCATTTGGTAAGCTCTCTCCAAATACTCTTTATGTATAAGAACATTTCCTGGTCTTCCAACGCTTGTAGCTAAATACATATCTACTACTGTGATAGATTGAGTAAACATTGTAGCGGCAAGCCCTTCCAAACTCATAGTCTGCCAATCATGTTTAGAGCCTCCCACTCCTATAAGTCCTGCTACTGTGTGAGGGTCTTTTTTTACCTGTCCTATCTTTATTCTAAATGATAATTCATAAGCCAAAAATCTCTGAGCAAATGATAAATATAATGAAGAAGGAAGCAAATCATAAGTAGGACAGCCCACTATTATACCTTCGCATTCATTCATAACATTAACTATTTTGTCCATATCATCTTTTTCTTTGTAGATGCAGCCTTTATATTCTTTTTTTTCTTTGAATGCTTTCTCCATACCTATTGTACATGATTCACATCCTGAGCAAGGCTTTATATCATAATCAAATAAATTAATAAGTATAGCATCACCACCTGCATCTTTTACAGCTGTTAAAGCTTGTTTTACTAAAATTTCGCTGTTTCCATTATGTCTTCCAGCAACTATTCCCATAACTTTCATAAAATATGAGTCTCCTTTTATTGAAAAAATTATATTACTGGATAGGCTGCCAGTCTTCGTATTTTGTTTTAAAAAATGATATTGTCGAAGTTTATCGGAAATCTTATATTTGTTAAGAAATTAAATATAAGCCCTACCTTATTTTGATTGATTTATTATATAGCATAATTTAGAAAAAATCAATAAAAGATGTTTATGCTATTTTTTAATCCCGCCCTATTAGGTTTTGTGTTTATATAAAAAATATTGTTTAAATATTCTTTATTGCCTAATTAAAAAAGCACACCCACCCAAGATTTAATTAAGTTGATAATCTACTTTCCCGCACGGTAAATGTATTTATGAAAATAATAAAAGTTGTATTTCTAATTAATTGATATATTTTGTTTAGCTTAACGTGCGGTGAGAGAATAAAAAATTTAAAATTTAAAATTTTAAAATTAAAAATTTTAAGATTTAAAAAACGCTTGGGTGGGCAGCTAAAAATTCTAATTGTGCAATGAATATAGAGAAAGTTTAAATTTAAAATTAGAGCAAAAAGAAAAAAGGGCGGGGTGTGTAAATAAAATTTTTTAAGAAATAAAATACTATTAAAAAATAGCACTTTATTTCTTAAATTTATTAAAATTATAATTTATTAAAATTACTCTTCTATATAGGCATAGTTAAATCTGTATCGTCCCAATGGGTCATCAATATAGTTTTTTAATTTCGGATTTACAACTAAAAAGTCTGTTCTATATATAAAAGGTATTATAGGCATCTCTTCAAAAAGAATTGCCTCTGCTTCTTTTAAAGCTTCCATTCTATCTTTTTCATTTGTTGAGGTAGTTGCAAAGTTTATTAAATAGTCATATCTCTCATTTGAAAAACCACTGTAATTTATATCGCTTTCGCTTGTCATAATCTGAAGCATTGTGAGAGGGTCATTATAATCACCTGTCCAGCTTGTTCTAGCTATTTGGTATTTGCCTAATTGTCTGAAAGGAAGTGTGATTTTTGATTCTTCTGTTCTCACTACCACATCAATATTCAAATTATTTTTCCACATCTCTTGAATTGCCTCTAATACTGTGGTGTAGAAACCAGATGAAACTTTTACTTCTAATATTGGAAAGTTTTCTCCGTTTGGATAGCCTGCTTCAGCTAATAATTTTTTTGCTTCTATTATATTATTGCTGTAATTATTTGCTATTATAAAATTGCTGCTCTCTTCTCTAAAAGATTTTTCAACTCCTTTTACAACTGGCGGAACAAAGCTTTCTGCTGCTATTAGTTTGCCGTAGCCAATGTTGCTTACAATATAATTTCTGTCTATTGCTAGAGATAATGCTTTTCTTACTCTCTTGTCGGACAAGGTTTTATCTTTATTGTTTAAATCTAAATAATAAACTCCTATAATATCGCTTACGGCCATAAGGTTTTCTTTTATTAAACTTTCTATCTCGCCAATAGGAGGGGCATTAATAGAAAAGTCAACATCTCCTGTTCTAACGGCATTAAGAGATATATATTCATCAGCTATCAAAACAAAATTAATTTTCTTAGCAACTTGATTTTTGTAATCCCAATAATTAGTATTAAGTTCAAATGCTATTAACTCATCGGGCTTTCTTTCTGTCATCTTGTAAGCACCATTTCCAATATAGCTTTCGGGATTCCAAGTCCAATCATCACCGTATTTATTTATAATGTCCTCTCTCACAGGTACATAACAGCCCCCAGAAGCTAAAATATCTTCAAAATATAGTGTAGGGTTTTCAAGTTCTATTGTAAGAGTGTTTTCGTCTATTGCAGTAACTCCCAAAGTGTCAATTGGTTTTTTGCCTATGTTTATATCTTTTGCATTTTTTATATAATACATTAAATATGCTATAGGTGAAGCTGTTTTAGGGGCAACAACTCTTCTATATGAATATACAAAATCATCGGCTGTGAGTTTTTTGCCGTCGCTCCATTTTGCATCTTCTCTTATGTGGAATGTGTATTTTAATTTATCTTCGCTTATTTCCCATTTGTCTGAAGAGCCTCCTACTATTTTGCCGTTTATGTCTTTTGTCAATAATCCTTCAAAGGCATGATTAATATAAATAAAACCATATGTTTCGTCGTTTATTGCTGGGTCAATAGACTGAAGTTCATAGCCTAAGTTTACTGTAAGTTCATCTTTGATTTTTTTTGTTTCTTTAGTTGCAGGAGATGATTAATAAGAAAGTTAGAAAAATAAAAAATGTTTGAAATAAAGTTTTAATAAAAAAGTTTTTTGCTTTAAGATTGTAAGTCATAAAAAACTCCTAAAAAATATTAAATAGAGATTTTTATAACGCCGTTTGTCTTGCTTTATTGAATTTTATTTTTAGTCTTGTTTGATTATGAATCTAATTTAATAAAACAAGACCAACATTAGAAAAGGTCTCATTTTATTAATTTATTTAGAGTAAAAAAAATAAAAGAGATAATTCCCTACGCTGGCATTACCCAAACAGGTTATAAGGGTCGAAGTTTGCATGTATAAAATTATGTAAACTTCCTCTCAGCCTTTTATAAGCTCCCCATGTTGATGATATGATATAATATTTTGATTATTAATCAAGATAGTGTAGTAGAAAATTTAAAGTTTGTCAATTTCTTTTACCGACGCTCTGCATGCCGTAGGCAATGTTCCTACTCGGTGCGACCGAAGTATGACCCAAAGAAGTAAAAAGACTGCACTGAAATAAAAATATAATTTTATATTTAATACATATTCCTAAAACATTAGCTATAGTATGTGCGTTTTTTGCAACTTTTTTGAGCGACAAAAAAGTTAGATATAAAATAATAATTTCAATGTATTCTAAATATTTTTTAAGTTTTTGTTAGTGGTGGCTTTGCTTCCTGCGAAGCGTGTCCG from Brachyspira pilosicoli P43/6/78 includes:
- a CDS encoding flavodoxin family protein; the protein is MKVMGIVAGRHNGNSEILVKQALTAVKDAGGDAILINLFDYDIKPCSGCESCTIGMEKAFKEKKEYKGCIYKEKDDMDKIVNVMNECEGIIVGCPTYDLLPSSLYLSFAQRFLAYELSFRIKIGQVKKDPHTVAGLIGVGGSKHDWQTMSLEGLAATMFTQSITVVDMYLATSVGRPGNVLIHKEYLERAYQMGKNIVQAINTPIEDRKWLGDPNLGLCPRCHSSLIYPGEEHWDGVKFNFECAVCGAGGDLVKGENGKYKFVLAENGLIRDRNINEARAVHLQEIMETRDNFMSRKGEIEEEYKRFREMKFETIK